The following are encoded together in the Drosophila sechellia strain sech25 chromosome 3R, ASM438219v1, whole genome shotgun sequence genome:
- the LOC6620049 gene encoding putative tRNA (cytidine(32)/guanosine(34)-2'-O)-methyltransferase 2 has product MGRTSKDKRDIFYRLAKEQGWRARSAFKLLQADETFQLLEGLTRAVDLCAAPGSWSQVLAKRMYEPLTPEDREKVKIIAVDLQGMAPIEGVKQLRADISKESTAEAIIEFFGGEKAQIVVSDGAPDSTGMHDFDSYVQGELLLSALSISTFILEEGGSFVSKIYRADRTSRLYTQLKRFFKDVCVFKPSASRNSSIEAFVVARKFCLPDGFKPCNLTTEWHDHPESWVGRKKESPSVVQVPFVAYKGELDSDRTYDLGENYVYKEPVQQPLTAAYQDILQKTSQVNIKYEGIRVIHDEEILKDWLANDENNRNNKSEKLGV; this is encoded by the exons ATGGGCAGGACTTCGAAGGATAAACGAGACATATTCTACCGCCTGGCCAAGGAGCAGGGATGGCGTGCACGGAGTGCTTTCAAACTGCTTCAGGCGGATGAGACATTTCAGTTGCTAGAAG GTCTCACCCGAGCCGTGGACCTTTGTGCCGCTCCCGGCAGCTGGTCACAGGTGCTGGCCAAACGCATGTACGAGCCTCTGACGCCGGAGGATCGGGAAAAGGTTAAGATCATTGCCGTAGACCTGCAGGGAATGGCTCCGATCGAAGGAGTCAAGCAACTGCGGGCGGACATCAGCAAGGAGTCGACAGCCGAAGCCATAATTGAGTTCTTTGGCGGCGAGAAGGCACAGATTGTTGTTAGCGATGGCGCTCCCGATTCCACTGGAATGCACGACTTTGACTCGTACGTTCAGGGCGAACTACTTCTCTCCGCCCTCAGCATATCCACCTTCATACTGGAAGAGGGAGGCTCCTTCGTGTCCAAGATCTATCGGGCAGACAGGACCAGTCGGTTGTACACTCAGCTAAAGCGGTTCTTTAAGGACGTATGCGTATTCAAGCCCTCCGCCTCTCGCAACTCCAGCATTGAAGCTTTCGTGGTGGCCCGAAAGTTTTGTTTGCCCGATGGCTTCAAGCCCTGCAACCTGACTACCGAATGGCACGATCATCCCGAGTCGTGGGTGGGCAGAAAGAAGGAGAGCCCGTCCGTGGTTCAAGTTCCCTTTGTTGCCTACAAGGGCGAGTTGGACTCGGATCGTACATACGATTTG GGCGAGAACTATGTGTACAAAGAGCCAGTGCAGCAACCCTTAACTGCCGCCTATCAGGACATCCTGCAGAAAACGAGCCAAGTGAACATAAAATATGAAGGCATTCGCGTTATTCACGACGAGGAAATTTTAAAGGATTGGTTAGCAAATGATGAGAATAATAGAAATAATAAGTCTGAGAAGTTAGGTGTCTGA
- the LOC6620050 gene encoding little elongation complex subunit 2 has translation MDKDAALYEGNVIFRNQPSYKVFNKSFEHVDDALYTLLNEVEPDVLRMELQETGDVFKSFDRNTALRDPRNNEVPAKPIRDHTTDSSLYSFPNPLEQYSELNLKQQAACMRVLLAWQRSQPVDEQDFVVWKATEKKRCNEQQRVQKYIHDHEHGRKEVIYAPMKSLVAVYRKWYELGVKKLQQTHPNDSYMTFSGLPQLPQCKSLNSQTASIEQVELERIVGRVRLWPDVEVCHEALRTLRLRLDRYATRESREPVQLLREEDKELELEAGNVFVLPLDSLLMLLTTGSYIDLPTEMFVSLRESPNSKHKCMEFQKPFPARNCGWHTNSLILKLAYGAYISQPGQAKWLDFNINGEVKEVPDEPACDKSSIDLQMVYKPRAIDQQSSDIVDGNCNSALVSWTLRSKGEGDECSDFQIFSTLSIPAVKDSNGKEPLGCHFIKLENKPDCGCEIMSKYELISAWVQLKLLRAEMGHCTRISLRDFEPMLEEKLTLMSLEQHLHDYYNTSMPQLLSNLCEFLKLLDTVPAGDYLLRYSPKYKDKFLLCIVTKEATPQSFQLHQLLTESTPSDQAFLTQSSYLPISPTICGRLHEELQLLPCAFTAKANGRSARRKVVLPIPEPSRQAPVRRQPLKKWSETQTREFRRRCKADQKKRARARKVAAANEEKMELDKIMTL, from the coding sequence ATGGACAAGGATGCGGCGTTGTACGAAGGAAATGTAATATTCCGAAACCAGCCGTCGTACAAGGTGTTTAATAAATCCTTCGAGCACGTGGACGATGCGCTGTACACATTGCTGAACGAGGTGGAGCCAGATGTGCTGCGAATGGAGCTCCAGGAAACGGGCGATGTCTTTAAGTCGTTCGATCGCAACACGGCCTTGAGGGATCCGCGCAACAACGAGGTGCCAGCGAAACCGATTCGCGACCACACCACCGACAGTTCGCTTTACAGCTTTCCCAATCCCCTGGAGCAGTACTCGGAGCTAAATCTTAAGCAGCAGGCCGCCTGCATGCGAGTGCTCCTAGCCTGGCAACGCAGTCAACCCGTCGATGAGCAGGACTTTGTGGTGTGGAAGGCCACGGAAAAGAAGCGATGCAACGAGCAGCAGCGTGTGCAGAAATATATACACGACCACGAGCACGGACGCAAGGAAGTCATCTACGCGCCCATGAAGAGCCTGGTGGCGGTCTACAGGAAGTGGTACGAGCTGGGTGTTAAGAAACTTCAACAAACCCATCCCAACGACTCATATATGACCTTCTCCGGGCTGCCACAGCTGCCCCAGTGCAAGAGTCTCAATTCTCAGACCGCCAGCATAGAGCAGGTGGAGCTGGAGCGGATTGTGGGTCGGGTAAGACTCTGGCCAGATGTGGAGGTCTGCCATGAAGCCTTGCGGACATTAAGACTGCGCTTGGATCGCTACGCGACGAGAGAATCAAGGGAGCCTGTGCAGCTATTGCGGGAGGAAGACAAGGAACTGGAACTCGAAGCTGGCAACGTCTTCGTGCTGCCCCTAGACTCGCTGTTAATGCTCCTTACCACCGGATCCTATATTGACCTGCCCACCGAAATGTTTGTCAGCCTAAGAGAATCGCCAAACAGCAAGCACAAGTGCATGGAGTTCCAGAAGCCATTCCCCGCCCGCAACTGTGGTTGGCATACGAACAGTTTGATCTTGAAGCTGGCTTATGGAGCCTACATTTCACAGCCCGGGCAAGCCAAGTGGCTGGATTTCAACATAAATGGAGAAGTCAAGGAGGTGCCAGATGAGCCTGCCTGTGATAAGTCATCCATCGATCTGCAGATGGTCTACAAGCCTCGCGCAATCGATCAGCAATCATCAGACATTGTAGATGGCAACTGCAATAGCGCCTTGGTTAGTTGGACCCTCAGAAGTAAAGGCGAAGGGGATGAGTGCAGCGATTTTCAAATCTTCAGCACACTATCCATACCAGCAGTTAAGGATTCCAACGGAAAGGAACCACTTGGATGCCACTTCATAAAGCTGGAGAACAAGCCAGACTGCGGTTGCGAAATAATGTCCAAATACGAGTTGATAAGCGCCTGGGTGCAGTTAAAGCTACTGCGGGCGGAAATGGGACACTGCACACGCATCTCGCTCCGGGATTTTGAGCCAATGCTGGAGGAGAAGCTGACGTTAATGTCGCTGGAGCAGCACCTTCATGACTATTATAACACAAGTATGCCGCAGCTACTGTCCAACTTGTGTGAGTTTTTGAAGCTGCTGGACACGGTACCCGCTGGGGATTACCTGCTGCGATACTCACCCAAGTACAAGGATAAGTTCCTTCTGTGCATTGTCACCAAGGAGGCCACGCCCCAGAGTTTTCAGCTGCACCAGCTCCTTACGGAATCCACTCCCAGCGACCAAGCCTTCCTTACGCAAAGCAGCTACCTTCCGATATCGCCCACTATTTGTGGCCGCCTGCACGAGGAGCTCCAGCTACTGCCCTGTGCATTTACAGCAAAGGCCAACGGTCGCTCTGCTCGTCGAAAGGTGGTGTTGCCCATACCAGAGCCCTCTAGACAAGCTCCAGTAAGACGGCAGCCTTTAAAAAAGTGGAGCGAAACCCAAACTCGAGAATTCCGACGCCGATGTAAGGCGGATCAAAAGAAAAGAGCCCGGGCTCGCAAAGTAGCAGCTGCCAATGAAGAAAAGATGGAGCTGGACAAGATTATGACGTTGTAA
- the LOC6620051 gene encoding general odorant-binding protein 68, translating to MYVYNLLFVLIVFTSCAKSFNYTSCDHAKQPKFLSSCCDVQKNDKAIKSCRKSLLSNNSTNSNGDVRNLKSDKVALHACIAECFFRTNGFLLSNGTVNTQALQRSYQQLYKNDPNMSQLMVKRLNSCTDYARKRVQQFEWMPKMGDCDFYPATLLACIMEQVYINCPTSKWKNTSDCTAMRKYLVACDDVASNKKK from the exons ATGTATGTGTATAATCTGCTTTTCGTTCTAATCGTTTTTACCTCCTGTGCGAAATCCTTTAATTATACAAGCTGCGATCACGCAAAGCAGCCAAAGTTT TTGAGCTCATGCTGTGATGTTCAAAAAAACGACAAGGCCATCAAATCGTGTCGCAAGTCCTTGCTGAGCAATAATTCAACCAATTCAAATGGGGATGTGCGCAATCTGAAGTCGGATAAGGTGGCTTTGCATGCG TGCATTGCGGAGTGCTTTTTCAGGACCAATGGCTTCTTGCTGAGCAATGGCACTGTTAATACCCAGGCATTGCAGAGGAGCTATCAGCAACTCTACAAAAACGATCCGAACATGTCGCAACTGATGGTGAAGAGACTCAATAGTTGCACGGACTACG CTAGGAAGCGGGTGCAGCAGTTCGAATGGATGCCCAAGATGGGCGACTGCGACTTCTATCCTGCCACCTTGCTGGCCTGCATCATGGAACAGGTCTACATCAACTGCCCGACCAGCAAATGGAAGAACACCAGCGATTGCACAGCGATGCGGAAATATTTGGTTGCCTGTGATGATGTGGCCAGtaataagaagaaatag
- the LOC6620052 gene encoding acylpyruvase FAHD1, mitochondrial isoform X2 has protein sequence MACQNQNAANFLSNGKKIVGVALNYMDVVKAKNVPVPKEPLVFLKPTSSYLQEGQPIVLPKVFTKVAYEVELGVVIGKTCKNVSKADAMSYVAGYCLALDLTAQCNLGAARAAGHPWSLGKGFDTSTPVSQFIPLEKVTDPHNLPLWLTVNGDLKQNGCTADLIFKVPDIISYVSKYMTLEANDLILTGTPNGAEVFEAGDVIQCGMADLAKLTFQVEAE, from the exons ATGGCGTGTCAAAACCAGAATGCCGCCAACTTTTTGAGCAACGGCAAGAAGATTGTGGGGGTGGCTCTCAATTACAT GGACGTTGTGAAGGCCAAGAACGTTCCCGTGCCCAAGGAGCCGCTCGTCTTCCTCAAGCCCACATCTTCGTACCTCCAGGAGGGTCAGCCCATTGTG TTACCCAAAGTCTTTACCAAGGTGGCATATGAAGTGGAACTAGGCGTGGTGATTGGAAAGACCTGTAAGAACGTATCCAAGGCAGATGCCATGAGCTATGTGGCAGGATACTGCCTGGCTTTGGATCTAACGGCGCAGTGCAATTTG GGAGCAGCTCGGGCGGCCGGTCATCCGTGGAGCTTGGGCAAGGGATTTGACACTTCTACGCCCGTGTCCCAGTTCATACCCCTCGAAAAAGTGACGGACCCGCACAACCTGCCGCTTTGGCTCACCGTCAATGGAGACCTTAAGCAAAACGGGTGCACTGCAGACTTAATATTCAAGGTGCCCGACATCATTTCCTACGTGTCCAAGTACATGACCCTAGAGGCCAACGATCTGATCCTTACCGGAACGCCAAATGGTGCCGAAGTGTTCGAGGCAGGCGATGTAATTCAGTGCGGAATGGCCGATCTCGCTAAATTGACCTTCCAAGTGGAGGCTgaataa
- the LOC6620052 gene encoding acylpyruvase FAHD1, mitochondrial isoform X1 — translation MVQLTKILRMACQNQNAANFLSNGKKIVGVALNYMDVVKAKNVPVPKEPLVFLKPTSSYLQEGQPIVLPKVFTKVAYEVELGVVIGKTCKNVSKADAMSYVAGYCLALDLTAQCNLGAARAAGHPWSLGKGFDTSTPVSQFIPLEKVTDPHNLPLWLTVNGDLKQNGCTADLIFKVPDIISYVSKYMTLEANDLILTGTPNGAEVFEAGDVIQCGMADLAKLTFQVEAE, via the exons A TGGTGCAACTAACTAAAATCCTCAGGATGGCGTGTCAAAACCAGAATGCCGCCAACTTTTTGAGCAACGGCAAGAAGATTGTGGGGGTGGCTCTCAATTACAT GGACGTTGTGAAGGCCAAGAACGTTCCCGTGCCCAAGGAGCCGCTCGTCTTCCTCAAGCCCACATCTTCGTACCTCCAGGAGGGTCAGCCCATTGTG TTACCCAAAGTCTTTACCAAGGTGGCATATGAAGTGGAACTAGGCGTGGTGATTGGAAAGACCTGTAAGAACGTATCCAAGGCAGATGCCATGAGCTATGTGGCAGGATACTGCCTGGCTTTGGATCTAACGGCGCAGTGCAATTTG GGAGCAGCTCGGGCGGCCGGTCATCCGTGGAGCTTGGGCAAGGGATTTGACACTTCTACGCCCGTGTCCCAGTTCATACCCCTCGAAAAAGTGACGGACCCGCACAACCTGCCGCTTTGGCTCACCGTCAATGGAGACCTTAAGCAAAACGGGTGCACTGCAGACTTAATATTCAAGGTGCCCGACATCATTTCCTACGTGTCCAAGTACATGACCCTAGAGGCCAACGATCTGATCCTTACCGGAACGCCAAATGGTGCCGAAGTGTTCGAGGCAGGCGATGTAATTCAGTGCGGAATGGCCGATCTCGCTAAATTGACCTTCCAAGTGGAGGCTgaataa